A region from the Brachyspira pilosicoli genome encodes:
- a CDS encoding protein kinase: MKKIISVILTISILSPLMAQNNYTFPEYMERLQRQVPKKAIQWFEENGYSDAYGVDKRIFIFYRGISRYHKYARYKGTIDDANRAASDFRQALEIPNDNVFYFNNRAMLYLGGLLATIPGDKELPARIFNYYIANTSPFDPDYPTSVYWALYLNYLDKETYNTYYNRLVSLQETQVYPVAIIYDYATATYKSIPEMLAKIPAPKDVKPNTYQWTQNGMNIYTLVSDSVPIIPEDKVLPTYGVQVSPSFEEYPPASRVPDPGDNRRRLIEEREVLEKIFTEKFYIETNQTVTNDIITDDIFTNTVVTNEMINTNDIITNELITNDMITNNTIETFSNVDTYTLNVLVDKVNTYDSVRINIAGKEYNIYNNDNFTIDLPEGEYDVQIYIADKMYNNKVKITKGYYNLLYVEVKEGKLVNNMNNQ; this comes from the coding sequence ATGAAAAAAATAATTTCTGTAATTTTAACGATATCTATTTTATCACCTTTAATGGCACAAAATAACTATACTTTCCCAGAATATATGGAAAGACTTCAAAGACAAGTTCCTAAAAAAGCCATACAGTGGTTTGAAGAAAATGGATATTCTGATGCTTATGGTGTAGATAAACGTATATTTATTTTCTATAGAGGTATAAGCAGATATCATAAATATGCCAGATACAAAGGTACTATAGATGATGCCAATAGAGCTGCAAGCGATTTTAGACAGGCTTTAGAAATACCAAATGATAATGTGTTTTATTTTAACAATAGAGCTATGTTATATTTGGGAGGACTTCTTGCTACTATACCTGGAGACAAAGAATTACCTGCTAGAATATTTAATTATTATATAGCAAATACTAGTCCATTTGACCCTGATTATCCTACTTCAGTATATTGGGCATTATATTTAAATTATCTTGATAAAGAAACATACAATACATACTATAATAGATTAGTTTCACTTCAAGAAACTCAAGTTTATCCTGTAGCTATAATATATGATTATGCTACAGCTACTTATAAAAGTATTCCAGAAATGTTAGCTAAAATACCTGCCCCTAAAGATGTGAAACCAAATACTTATCAATGGACACAAAATGGTATGAATATTTATACTTTAGTTAGTGATTCTGTACCTATTATACCAGAAGATAAAGTATTGCCTACTTATGGTGTACAGGTTTCTCCTTCTTTTGAGGAATATCCTCCTGCAAGCAGAGTGCCAGACCCTGGCGATAATAGAAGAAGACTTATAGAAGAAAGAGAAGTTTTAGAAAAAATATTTACTGAAAAATTCTATATAGAAACCAATCAAACTGTAACTAATGATATTATTACAGATGATATATTTACAAATACTGTAGTTACTAATGAGATGATAAACACTAACGATATTATCACAAATGAACTTATTACTAATGATATGATTACCAATAATACTATAGAAACTTTCTCTAATGTAGATACATATACTTTAAATGTACTTGTAGATAAAGTTAATACTTATGATAGTGTTAGAATAAATATAGCTGGAAAAGAATATAATATTTACAATAATGATAATTTTACCATTGATTTGCCTGAAGGCGAATATGATGTACAGATTTATATAGCTGATAAGATGTATAACAATAAAGTAAAAATTACTAAAGGGTATTATAATCTGCTTTATGTAGAAGTAAAAGAGGGTAAATTAGTTAATAATATGAATAATCAATAG
- a CDS encoding glycoside hydrolase family 10 protein gives MKKQLLFLIMLLSIILSCQSIEYKEEKIINKMLLTSIDEDRSQNPMYREFRAAWFSTVANIDWPVMGGNEAKQKALIIKYLDTLYNNNFNAVFVQVKPDAGVIFKSKINPTTRYFFGVNPEDERDDYPFKTDMLEFIINEAHKRNIEVHAWFNPYRISLKYDTNKSYEEQFSKKNFIHTYVSNGLKPVHWYDNRLYLDPGEPISSKYVMDSIIEVVENYDIDGIHFDDYFYQNSLNGKTYRDWPDSVSSSKYASNLGYDPNNTSYDDYGVDGLYAWRRNNINNLVSSIYKEIKSRKPYVKWTISPAGVWRNKQPLSEYKGDINGSDSKSYNPNFDALHADVLLWMLNGEQTTTLSNATEKDGLNKMYIDAIIPQIYWSSSHQTVPFDKMVDWWIGEASKSTNKGNIADIYIGHALYKMGREDKYEPWKDVWVMSKQVDYIRYVGKGYIKGSSFFTMHNMYLNDVGTGDYGYKAIDNIKKNNYIFKAVVPTMNTMKYINTPPLKLENPSLKKSFGVNVISFTDPNEYKLDKYSHVLNSVSVYYVIYRKKVSDGKLEILDKIRREDFNTNCKVVYRDEKADKNIKYIYYVTALDRIHNESEYLVIQ, from the coding sequence ATGAAAAAACAGCTATTATTTCTAATAATGTTATTATCAATTATATTATCATGTCAAAGTATAGAATATAAAGAAGAGAAAATCATTAATAAAATGCTTTTAACTAGTATCGATGAAGATAGAAGCCAAAACCCTATGTATAGAGAGTTTAGGGCTGCTTGGTTTTCTACAGTTGCCAACATTGACTGGCCTGTAATGGGCGGAAATGAAGCTAAACAAAAGGCTTTAATAATAAAATATTTAGATACACTCTATAATAATAATTTTAACGCTGTGTTTGTACAAGTTAAGCCTGATGCTGGTGTAATATTCAAATCAAAAATTAACCCTACTACAAGGTATTTTTTTGGTGTTAATCCAGAAGATGAGAGAGATGATTATCCATTCAAAACAGATATGCTTGAGTTTATAATAAATGAAGCTCATAAAAGAAACATAGAAGTTCATGCTTGGTTTAACCCATACAGAATATCATTAAAATACGATACAAATAAAAGCTATGAAGAACAATTCTCTAAAAAGAACTTTATTCACACATATGTATCAAACGGACTTAAGCCTGTTCATTGGTATGATAATAGACTATATTTAGACCCAGGTGAACCTATAAGTTCAAAATATGTAATGGATTCTATTATAGAAGTAGTTGAAAACTATGATATAGACGGAATACATTTTGATGATTATTTTTATCAAAACTCATTAAACGGCAAAACATATAGAGATTGGCCTGATAGTGTAAGCTCTTCAAAATATGCAAGCAATTTAGGTTATGACCCTAATAATACTTCTTATGATGATTATGGAGTTGATGGGTTATATGCTTGGAGAAGAAACAATATTAATAATTTAGTTAGCAGCATATATAAAGAAATAAAATCAAGAAAACCTTATGTAAAATGGACTATATCCCCTGCTGGAGTTTGGAGGAATAAACAGCCTTTAAGCGAATATAAAGGCGATATTAATGGAAGCGACAGTAAATCTTATAATCCAAACTTCGATGCTTTGCATGCTGATGTTTTACTTTGGATGCTAAATGGAGAGCAAACTACAACACTTAGTAATGCCACAGAAAAAGACGGATTAAACAAGATGTATATTGATGCTATTATTCCGCAAATTTATTGGAGTTCTTCGCATCAAACAGTACCTTTCGATAAAATGGTTGATTGGTGGATAGGTGAAGCAAGCAAATCTACAAACAAAGGAAACATCGCTGACATATATATAGGACATGCTTTATACAAAATGGGAAGAGAAGATAAATATGAACCTTGGAAAGATGTATGGGTGATGTCTAAGCAAGTTGATTATATAAGATATGTTGGCAAAGGTTATATAAAAGGCTCTTCATTTTTTACTATGCATAATATGTATTTAAATGATGTAGGCACTGGAGATTATGGATATAAGGCCATTGATAATATTAAGAAAAATAATTATATATTCAAAGCAGTAGTTCCAACAATGAACACAATGAAATATATTAATACTCCTCCGCTAAAATTAGAAAATCCAAGTCTTAAAAAATCTTTCGGGGTAAATGTAATTAGCTTCACAGACCCTAATGAATATAAACTTGATAAATACTCTCATGTTTTAAATAGCGTTTCAGTTTATTATGTAATATACAGAAAAAAAGTAAGTGATGGTAAACTTGAAATTTTAGATAAAATAAGAAGAGAAGATTTTAATACTAATTGTAAAGTGGTTTATAGAGATGAAAAAGCAGATAAAAACATTAAATATATATATTATGTTACTGCATTAGATAGAATACATAATGAAAGCGAATATCTTGTAATACAATAA
- a CDS encoding SpoIID/LytB domain-containing protein, whose amino-acid sequence MNSIFAFAQINNIKVYLTDVKAPYTINIKGPYKAYNYKYESEIISGLTNETVMVVENRLGLKVNDVGVYKEGIVFETKDGFRLNGKEYYGSLKFIPYNNTMIVINELDIEDYVKGVLPHEMSPSWPMEALKAQAVAARTYAIFHILKNNNQKPFDVDNTTKYQVYNGREKINWNTEQAVDRTKSEIAVYNNKVIATYFSALCGGYTDSAKNVFGANVPYLEGVECPYCNAQIRPWTNALSYKELNNDFALEANEGSSISVNKDPKSGKAVNIKIDEKDIPSRDFRNKLSPAIVPSLQFNIEKVDNGIIITGKGSGHGVGMCQWGAFGMAQVKKDYKEILKFYYKGIEIVDYNKVNTKLEPDIWIEN is encoded by the coding sequence ATTAACTCTATTTTTGCATTTGCTCAAATTAATAATATTAAAGTGTATTTAACAGATGTAAAAGCTCCATATACAATCAATATAAAAGGTCCTTACAAAGCATATAATTATAAATATGAAAGCGAAATAATATCAGGCTTAACAAATGAAACAGTAATGGTTGTAGAAAACAGATTAGGCTTAAAGGTTAATGATGTTGGAGTTTATAAAGAGGGAATAGTTTTTGAAACTAAAGATGGTTTTAGATTAAACGGCAAAGAATATTATGGTTCATTAAAGTTTATACCTTATAACAACACTATGATAGTAATTAATGAATTAGATATTGAAGATTATGTTAAAGGTGTATTGCCTCATGAAATGTCTCCTTCTTGGCCTATGGAAGCATTAAAAGCTCAGGCAGTTGCAGCTCGTACTTATGCTATATTTCATATATTAAAAAATAATAATCAAAAACCTTTCGATGTTGATAACACAACAAAATATCAAGTATACAACGGCAGAGAAAAAATTAATTGGAATACAGAACAGGCAGTAGACAGAACAAAATCTGAAATAGCTGTATATAACAATAAAGTAATAGCTACATATTTTAGTGCTTTATGCGGAGGATACACTGACAGTGCTAAAAATGTGTTTGGTGCTAATGTGCCATATTTAGAGGGAGTGGAATGTCCTTATTGTAATGCACAGATAAGACCTTGGACTAATGCTTTAAGTTATAAAGAATTAAATAATGATTTTGCTTTAGAGGCTAATGAAGGCTCTTCCATAAGCGTAAATAAAGACCCCAAATCTGGAAAGGCTGTTAATATAAAAATAGATGAAAAAGATATACCTTCAAGAGATTTCAGAAATAAATTATCTCCAGCAATAGTGCCTTCTTTGCAGTTTAATATAGAAAAAGTTGATAATGGAATAATAATTACAGGTAAAGGAAGCGGACATGGTGTTGGTATGTGTCAGTGGGGAGCATTTGGTATGGCTCAAGTAAAAAAAGACTATAAAGAAATTTTGAAATTCTACTATAAAGGCATAGAAATAGTTGATTACAATAAAGTAAATACAAAACTCGAACCAGATATATGGATTGAAAATTAA
- a CDS encoding aldehyde dehydrogenase family protein → MYIEELRNKQREFFKSGATLEYYFRIEQLKKLKAMIIKNEANFINALNKDMNKLEFEAIGTELFIIIDEINLFIKKLKTWMKNKKVKRNFLTIDSKTIIMNKPYGVSLIISPWNYPLQLTFLPLIGSIAGGNTSIILPSQLTTNVYDAIYSSVKETFNEEYITVVDKSFPAEETTKIEYDKIFFTGSPRVGKIIMNNASNFLTSLTLELGGKSPVIVDDNIKNINKALKRIIWGKFINSGQTCVSPDYLLVNKNIKDKFLEAFNTEIKLFEDERKLNRIINKSHYERLKSYLNDGKILYGGEYDDEALSLAITLLEPNSLENNVMRDEIFGSIFPIIYYNTKEEAMGIIDKVCSHPLAMYVFSDDNNFIDYFLNNISFGGASVNDTISHILNNNAPFGGVSTSGIGEYHGYYSFECFTKKTTVLKKNYNFELNTKYPPYSKNIKALKFLFELFKK, encoded by the coding sequence ATGTATATAGAAGAGTTAAGAAATAAGCAAAGAGAGTTTTTTAAAAGTGGTGCTACATTAGAATATTATTTTAGAATAGAGCAGCTAAAAAAACTAAAGGCTATGATTATAAAAAATGAGGCTAATTTTATTAATGCACTCAATAAAGATATGAATAAGCTTGAGTTTGAGGCTATTGGCACTGAATTATTTATTATAATTGATGAGATAAATCTTTTTATAAAAAAATTAAAAACTTGGATGAAAAATAAAAAAGTAAAAAGAAATTTTCTCACAATAGATTCTAAAACAATTATAATGAATAAGCCTTATGGAGTATCACTTATAATATCTCCTTGGAATTATCCTTTGCAATTAACTTTTCTTCCTCTAATAGGCTCTATTGCAGGAGGAAATACTTCTATAATACTTCCTTCTCAATTAACAACTAATGTTTATGATGCAATATATTCTTCTGTAAAAGAAACTTTTAATGAAGAGTATATTACTGTTGTAGATAAATCTTTTCCTGCAGAAGAGACTACAAAAATAGAATACGATAAAATATTTTTTACAGGCTCTCCGAGGGTTGGAAAAATTATAATGAATAATGCTTCTAATTTTTTAACTTCTCTTACATTAGAGCTTGGAGGAAAATCTCCTGTTATAGTTGATGATAATATAAAAAATATTAATAAAGCTCTAAAGAGAATAATATGGGGAAAGTTTATTAATTCTGGGCAAACTTGTGTGTCGCCTGATTATCTATTAGTAAACAAAAATATTAAAGATAAGTTTTTAGAAGCATTTAATACAGAAATAAAATTATTTGAAGATGAGAGAAAATTAAACAGAATTATTAATAAAAGTCATTATGAAAGATTAAAAAGTTATTTAAATGACGGAAAAATATTATACGGCGGTGAATATGATGATGAAGCATTATCTCTTGCAATTACATTATTAGAGCCTAATAGTTTAGAAAATAATGTGATGAGAGATGAGATATTTGGAAGCATTTTTCCTATAATTTATTATAACACTAAAGAAGAGGCAATGGGTATTATAGATAAAGTATGTTCTCACCCTTTGGCTATGTATGTTTTTTCTGATGATAACAATTTTATAGACTATTTTTTGAACAATATTTCTTTTGGCGGTGCATCTGTCAATGACACTATAAGCCATATATTAAATAACAACGCTCCTTTTGGAGGAGTATCAACAAGCGGAATAGGAGAGTATCATGGTTATTATAGTTTTGAATGCTTTACAAAGAAGACTACAGTATTAAAAAAGAATTATAATTTTGAGCTTAATACTAAATATCCGCCTTACAGCAAAAATATAAAAGCGTTAAAGTTTTTGTTTGAGTTATTTAAGAAATAA
- the deoD gene encoding purine-nucleoside phosphorylase — MATPHISANKGDIAETILLPGDPLRAKFIAENFLENVKQYNSVRNMFGFTGTYKGKRVSVQGTGMGMPSCSIYSYELIHFYDCKNLIRIGTAGALVDKLHIGDLVIGMGACTDSNYASQYELPGTYAPIASYDLLRKAVNKADEMKINYHVGNIVSSDVFYGANNATPKWAKMGVLAVEMEAAALYMNAAYAGVNALCMVTISDSLVTGEATTAEQREKTFTNMMEVALSLA; from the coding sequence ATGGCTACACCGCATATATCAGCAAACAAAGGCGACATTGCAGAAACTATTCTTCTTCCTGGAGACCCTCTTAGAGCTAAGTTTATAGCAGAGAATTTTTTAGAAAATGTAAAGCAGTATAATAGTGTAAGAAATATGTTTGGTTTTACTGGAACATATAAGGGTAAAAGAGTTTCTGTTCAGGGTACTGGTATGGGAATGCCTTCTTGCAGTATTTATTCTTATGAGCTTATACATTTTTATGATTGTAAGAATTTAATACGAATTGGTACAGCAGGTGCTTTAGTTGATAAGCTTCATATTGGAGATTTGGTTATAGGAATGGGGGCTTGTACTGATTCTAATTATGCTTCACAGTATGAACTTCCGGGCACTTATGCTCCTATCGCTAGTTATGATTTGCTTAGAAAGGCTGTTAATAAGGCTGATGAGATGAAAATAAATTATCATGTAGGTAATATTGTTTCATCTGATGTATTTTATGGAGCTAACAATGCTACACCTAAATGGGCAAAAATGGGAGTATTAGCTGTAGAGATGGAAGCTGCTGCTTTATATATGAATGCTGCTTATGCAGGAGTGAATGCTCTTTGTATGGTAACTATATCAGATTCTTTAGTTACAGGTGAAGCTACAACAGCAGAACAGAGAGAGAAAACTTTTACTAATATGATGGAAGTGGCTTTATCGCTTGCTTGA
- the rfaD gene encoding ADP-glyceromanno-heptose 6-epimerase, translating into MIIVTGGAGFIGSNIVRGLNNLGISDILIVDNLKNASKHKNLNRLNFGDYIDKEEFDVYSFIENNNVEAIFHEGACSDTMETDGKYMMKNNYEYSRNILHACLENRVRFFYASSASVYGNGENGFIEDEKNEYPLNVYAFSKYQFDRYVNILFRNKKINSQVVGLRYFNVYGPQENHKGRMASVAFHLFNQIKAGEKMKIFEGSENFLRDFIHIDDVVSVNNFFFENENISGIFNCGTGKAESFVEIAKALKEMYTSSEIEYTPFPDALKGKYQKYTQADLNNLRKAGYTKEFMNVNTGVKKYAKVLEESNGYLM; encoded by the coding sequence ATGATTATAGTAACTGGTGGTGCTGGTTTTATTGGTTCTAATATAGTTAGAGGATTAAATAATTTAGGCATAAGTGATATATTAATAGTGGATAATTTAAAAAATGCTTCAAAACATAAAAATTTAAATAGACTTAATTTTGGAGATTATATAGATAAAGAAGAATTTGATGTTTATTCTTTTATTGAAAATAATAACGTGGAAGCTATATTTCATGAAGGTGCTTGCTCTGATACAATGGAAACTGATGGAAAATATATGATGAAAAATAATTATGAGTATAGCAGAAATATTTTGCATGCTTGTTTAGAAAATAGAGTAAGATTCTTTTATGCTTCAAGTGCTTCTGTTTACGGAAATGGAGAAAATGGATTTATTGAAGATGAAAAAAATGAGTATCCGCTTAATGTTTATGCTTTTTCTAAGTATCAATTTGATAGATATGTAAATATTTTATTTAGAAATAAAAAGATTAATAGTCAAGTTGTGGGATTAAGATATTTTAATGTATATGGCCCGCAAGAAAATCATAAGGGAAGAATGGCTTCAGTTGCTTTTCATTTATTTAATCAGATTAAGGCTGGTGAGAAAATGAAAATATTTGAAGGAAGTGAAAATTTCTTAAGAGATTTTATACATATTGATGATGTTGTAAGTGTTAATAATTTCTTTTTTGAAAATGAAAATATTTCTGGTATATTTAATTGTGGGACAGGAAAAGCTGAAAGTTTTGTAGAAATTGCTAAGGCTCTAAAAGAGATGTATACTTCTTCTGAAATTGAATATACGCCTTTCCCAGATGCTCTTAAAGGCAAATATCAAAAATACACTCAGGCAGATTTAAATAATTTAAGAAAAGCAGGATACACTAAAGAGTTTATGAATGTTAATACTGGTGTTAAAAAATATGCTAAAGTGCTTGAAGAGAGTAATGGATATTTAATGTGA
- a CDS encoding UDP-N-acetylglucosamine--N-acetylmuramyl-(pentapeptide) pyrophosphoryl-undecaprenol N-acetylglucosamine transferase — MNIILCGGGTAGHITPAISIYDYFKKTGHNPRLVVAERDYNLIPPHYDYNYLEINSPGNILKNIAFLLKFIPSMIKSNNIINKHKPQCIIGMGGFVSMPMLYMAKLKHIPIFLCEQNSIPGKVNKIFYKDAIASYLTFSKTLQYMPKGKVMGNPVRDDFFIVNRKSSRIIMKLKDNDKLLVVMGGSQGALKLNNIFLDCIKNVKENVNNLHIVWLAGPKWGSEIIAKVNDKKITNVTVHSYYRDMATLLHAADFVVSRAGSSSISEILAVNVPSLLVPFPYATDNHQYYNALELVNKDMAYLMNEADLDSKQLGDIIIKNLNNQDRLNVMRENIRKNYTSRAVTAIVNDIISIMENTKRK, encoded by the coding sequence ATGAATATAATTTTATGTGGTGGTGGCACAGCTGGTCATATAACGCCTGCCATTTCTATATACGACTATTTTAAAAAAACAGGGCATAATCCGAGGCTTGTGGTAGCGGAAAGAGATTATAACTTAATACCTCCGCATTATGACTATAATTATTTAGAGATAAACTCTCCGGGAAATATATTAAAAAATATAGCTTTCTTACTTAAGTTTATACCTTCAATGATAAAGTCAAATAACATCATTAATAAACATAAACCTCAGTGTATTATAGGAATGGGAGGATTTGTTTCTATGCCAATGCTATATATGGCTAAATTAAAGCATATACCTATATTTTTATGTGAGCAAAACTCTATACCTGGTAAAGTTAATAAGATATTTTATAAAGATGCAATAGCTTCTTATCTTACATTTTCTAAAACTTTGCAATATATGCCAAAAGGCAAGGTAATGGGAAACCCTGTGAGAGATGATTTTTTTATTGTAAATAGAAAATCTTCTAGAATCATTATGAAGCTAAAAGATAACGATAAATTGCTTGTTGTAATGGGAGGCTCTCAGGGAGCATTAAAATTAAATAATATATTTTTAGATTGCATAAAAAATGTGAAAGAAAATGTAAATAATTTGCATATAGTATGGCTTGCTGGTCCTAAATGGGGTTCTGAAATCATAGCAAAAGTTAATGATAAAAAAATTACAAATGTAACAGTTCATAGTTATTATAGAGATATGGCTACTTTACTGCATGCTGCTGATTTTGTAGTATCCAGGGCTGGAAGTAGTTCTATTAGTGAGATATTGGCAGTTAATGTACCTTCACTTTTGGTTCCTTTCCCTTATGCTACTGATAATCATCAATATTATAATGCTTTGGAATTGGTTAACAAAGATATGGCTTATTTAATGAATGAAGCTGATCTTGATTCTAAGCAGTTGGGAGATATTATTATAAAAAACCTAAATAATCAAGATAGACTTAATGTTATGAGAGAAAATATTAGGAAGAATTATACTTCCAGAGCAGTTACTGCTATTGTTAATGATATTATTAGTATCATGGAAAATACTAAAAGAAAGTAA
- a CDS encoding FtsW/RodA/SpoVE family cell cycle protein has translation MLKRKLLPDKYLLIIYIALLAAGLVAIYGAQTIHEPNEPYFYNHLKLLLIMLAVNFIILVVPDFFNLIDRFMPAILIGTLLLLIAVLIFGISVEGSYAKRWLSIFGIFTIQPSEIAKITLVLYLSSVLTNKGDKLKHVHNGLLPPLIVLVIICLLIMLEPDSGTALLFALVGFSMFFYGGIPLRYLISAGILLGFIFILFILNTPYMKARVISYLTPHTQSQEEMYQINRAKLAFNYGGISGIPDEEIREASTHLPAALTDFIFASIAQRHGFIGNIILLLLFFSFTIRGFIISSSIKDIFLKNISFGINIFISGQAYLNMMVATLMLPTTGMPLPFISYGRNALVINMIMFAILLKITQRREE, from the coding sequence ATGTTAAAAAGGAAATTATTACCTGATAAATATTTGCTTATCATATATATAGCATTACTTGCTGCTGGGTTAGTTGCAATATATGGAGCACAAACTATTCATGAACCCAATGAACCTTATTTTTATAATCATCTTAAATTGTTGCTAATAATGTTAGCAGTTAATTTTATAATATTAGTAGTTCCAGATTTTTTTAATCTAATAGATAGATTTATGCCGGCAATATTAATAGGTACTTTATTATTGCTTATAGCAGTTTTAATATTTGGTATATCTGTAGAGGGAAGTTATGCTAAAAGATGGTTATCTATTTTTGGGATTTTTACAATTCAGCCTTCAGAAATAGCTAAGATAACATTAGTTCTATATTTATCTAGTGTATTAACTAATAAAGGAGATAAACTTAAACATGTTCATAATGGTTTACTTCCTCCATTAATTGTATTAGTGATTATATGTTTGCTTATAATGCTTGAACCTGATTCTGGTACAGCATTATTATTTGCTTTAGTCGGTTTTTCTATGTTTTTTTATGGCGGTATACCATTAAGATATTTAATTTCTGCAGGTATTTTGCTCGGCTTTATCTTTATATTATTTATATTAAATACGCCATACATGAAAGCGAGAGTAATTTCTTATTTAACACCTCATACTCAATCACAGGAAGAAATGTATCAAATTAATAGGGCTAAATTAGCATTTAATTATGGCGGAATTTCTGGAATACCTGACGAAGAGATTAGAGAAGCTAGTACCCATCTACCTGCTGCATTAACTGATTTTATTTTTGCATCTATTGCTCAGAGACATGGATTTATAGGAAATATTATTTTATTGTTACTCTTTTTTTCTTTTACTATTAGAGGATTTATAATTTCGTCTAGTATAAAAGATATATTTCTAAAAAATATATCTTTTGGTATAAATATATTTATTAGCGGACAAGCATATTTAAATATGATGGTAGCAACTTTAATGCTTCCTACAACCGGCATGCCTTTGCCATTTATAAGCTATGGCAGAAATGCTCTAGTTATTAATATGATTATGTTTGCTATTTTATTAAAAATAACTCAAAGGAGAGAAGAATGA
- a CDS encoding toxin A, with amino-acid sequence MDDVVINTNNKHQLYFEQSFAGGYNFIKFNAETKLYYRTSIYNYDRTNKIYQNTKLDLGIENNFSLSSDMIGLFADIRPLSFFGIRVNAYFNYIYNIMNFGYAGFDNNNIDYSYASLFGMSKTDAIGIIAGITPYFLYKLPYVVFINSTSFNYVFAGDKNYYYDSRTAILHKKSEFEIMNDFFILANISPFYIGASYALTYLANSNILTHKLAIVGFISFKFLQNRLSLDILASSGLHVKLPYYNSSTFVEAKASLVYKIL; translated from the coding sequence ATGGATGATGTTGTCATAAACACAAATAATAAACATCAGCTTTATTTTGAACAGAGTTTTGCAGGTGGTTATAATTTCATAAAATTTAATGCAGAAACTAAATTATATTACAGAACTTCTATTTATAATTATGATAGAACAAATAAAATATACCAAAATACAAAACTTGATTTGGGTATAGAAAATAACTTTTCATTATCATCAGATATGATTGGGTTATTTGCAGATATTAGACCATTATCTTTTTTTGGTATAAGAGTTAATGCTTATTTTAATTATATATATAATATTATGAATTTCGGTTATGCTGGATTCGACAATAATAATATAGATTATTCTTATGCATCTTTATTTGGAATGTCAAAAACAGATGCTATAGGTATAATTGCTGGTATAACACCATATTTTTTATATAAGCTTCCATATGTTGTTTTTATTAACAGTACTAGCTTTAATTATGTTTTTGCTGGAGATAAAAATTATTATTATGATTCAAGAACTGCTATACTTCACAAAAAAAGTGAATTTGAAATCATGAATGATTTTTTTATACTTGCTAATATATCTCCATTTTATATAGGTGCTTCTTATGCTTTAACTTATCTTGCCAATTCAAATATACTAACGCATAAATTAGCTATAGTTGGTTTTATTAGCTTTAAATTTTTGCAAAACAGGCTATCACTTGATATATTAGCATCTTCTGGTTTGCATGTAAAATTACCATATTACAATAGCAGTACTTTTGTAGAAGCAAAGGCTTCTTTAGTTTATAAAATTTTATAG